In Leptodesmis sichuanensis A121, the following are encoded in one genomic region:
- a CDS encoding glycosyltransferase family 4 protein, with the protein MIIGHYEQEIWNPGGIATYIRHLSMAQQAMGHEVYFLSKKSCVTHDAIATPIVVPDEKLLFAQARKLKLDILHLHTTIQTSPPADLAVIRTVHIHSPYCPSESKYLGQWNRPCDRAYSLPGCLWGHLIDRCGSVRPKNLSSNFQKTQQELAILSRLPVITVSKFLKEQMIQAGYPEDQIHALPIFAPEVLNYSAPPQTDIPHFVFLGRITPQKGLDWLLRALQKVKVPVHLDIAGEGYKKSEMQQLAQKLGLNNQVTFHGWLSSEQVHGLLDSARALIFPSIWHEPAGFVALEAMAHARPVIASRVGGIPEIVLNQVNGLLVEPNDVEALANRIEHLALDWNLAKKMGETGRKQIIEHFTLQIHHNRLQQLYDQIVEQKIAA; encoded by the coding sequence ATGATTATCGGGCACTACGAACAAGAAATCTGGAATCCAGGTGGAATTGCAACGTATATTCGCCATCTCAGTATGGCTCAGCAAGCCATGGGCCATGAGGTGTATTTTCTATCTAAAAAATCTTGTGTTACTCACGATGCGATCGCAACGCCGATTGTTGTGCCTGATGAAAAATTATTGTTTGCTCAAGCCAGGAAACTTAAATTAGATATTCTCCATTTACATACGACAATTCAGACTTCTCCGCCTGCAGATTTAGCCGTAATCCGTACCGTTCATATCCATAGCCCCTACTGTCCCAGTGAGAGTAAGTATTTAGGACAATGGAACCGACCGTGCGATCGCGCCTATAGCCTTCCTGGATGTTTATGGGGGCACTTGATCGATCGATGTGGCAGTGTTCGCCCCAAGAACCTATCCTCTAACTTTCAAAAAACTCAACAAGAACTGGCAATTCTATCGCGGCTACCAGTTATTACAGTCAGCAAGTTTCTTAAAGAACAAATGATTCAGGCTGGCTATCCTGAGGATCAAATTCATGCTCTGCCCATCTTTGCTCCTGAAGTATTGAACTATTCTGCACCACCTCAGACAGATATCCCACACTTTGTATTTCTGGGACGAATCACTCCTCAAAAAGGTTTGGATTGGCTATTACGAGCCTTGCAAAAGGTCAAGGTGCCAGTTCACCTGGATATTGCTGGAGAGGGATACAAAAAATCAGAAATGCAACAATTAGCCCAGAAATTGGGACTGAATAATCAAGTTACCTTTCATGGATGGTTAAGTTCAGAACAGGTACATGGGCTACTTGATTCAGCACGGGCATTAATTTTTCCCTCAATCTGGCATGAACCGGCTGGGTTCGTCGCACTTGAAGCGATGGCCCATGCACGACCTGTCATTGCCAGCAGAGTGGGTGGGATTCCAGAAATAGTTCTGAATCAAGTCAACGGACTACTTGTAGAACCCAATGATGTTGAGGCGTTAGCGAATAGAATCGAACACCTGGCTTTGGATTGGAATTTAGCCAAAAAAATGGGAGAAACAGGCAGAAAACAAATAATTGAACACTTTACTCTTCAGATTCATCACAACAGATTGCAACAGTTGTATGACCAGATCGTTGAACAAAAAATTGCAGCCTAG
- a CDS encoding glycosyltransferase family 4 protein has product MNILLVLHHYLDRNAGAAGATLRLAEQYQRKGHKVCFFSFEDLPHWFSEKAESSVFPWFVASHIFKLVSQHPIDVIEAMTGDAWIWGNVWKNFSRNCPLLVTQSHGLEHTAHLQVLEDARQGRLTLSWKYPLWHGGFRLWEVAQSLRCADLVFMLNRQDATHAIEQLGISPERIHICPNGISEALLNLPFPDSSVAENRPIGIVQMGRYTAQKGIEYGVPALNAILRRYPNVKVSFLGTLCSAEQVYADFDPSIHDRIRVIPTYTNEQLPDLLQGHHIKLLPTLAEGFGLVIVEAMACGLAPVTTAIQGPLEIVTDGHDGLLVPVRDALAIEQALERLIRDRGYLETLRYNAYQTAQRYNWADIAQQRLTLFENLLEQRRHSK; this is encoded by the coding sequence ATGAATATCTTGCTTGTTCTTCACCACTATTTAGATCGGAATGCAGGTGCTGCTGGGGCCACTCTGCGGTTAGCAGAGCAATATCAACGAAAAGGTCACAAAGTTTGCTTTTTCTCTTTTGAAGATCTTCCCCACTGGTTCTCTGAAAAGGCAGAATCATCAGTATTTCCCTGGTTTGTAGCATCCCATATCTTCAAGCTGGTTAGTCAGCACCCAATTGATGTCATAGAAGCGATGACTGGAGATGCGTGGATTTGGGGCAATGTCTGGAAAAATTTCAGTCGTAACTGTCCCCTGCTAGTCACTCAAAGTCACGGGCTTGAGCATACTGCTCACCTTCAAGTGTTAGAAGATGCCCGACAGGGTCGATTAACACTGAGTTGGAAATATCCGCTCTGGCATGGTGGATTTCGTCTATGGGAGGTTGCCCAATCTTTGCGGTGTGCCGATCTAGTGTTTATGCTGAATCGGCAAGATGCAACTCATGCAATAGAACAATTAGGGATTTCGCCAGAACGGATTCATATTTGTCCCAATGGAATTTCAGAGGCGTTGCTCAATCTGCCTTTTCCTGATTCATCAGTAGCTGAAAATAGGCCGATCGGTATTGTACAAATGGGTCGGTATACGGCTCAAAAGGGAATTGAGTATGGTGTTCCTGCTCTCAATGCGATTCTCAGGCGTTATCCCAATGTTAAGGTCAGTTTTCTGGGTACGCTTTGTTCGGCAGAGCAGGTTTATGCCGATTTTGATCCAAGCATTCACGATCGCATTCGGGTGATTCCCACCTACACCAATGAACAGTTACCTGACCTGTTACAAGGACATCACATTAAACTATTACCAACTCTGGCAGAAGGGTTCGGGTTGGTGATTGTGGAAGCGATGGCGTGTGGTTTGGCTCCAGTGACTACCGCCATTCAGGGGCCATTGGAAATTGTCACTGATGGCCATGATGGTCTTTTAGTTCCGGTTCGTGATGCATTGGCCATTGAGCAGGCATTGGAACGACTGATTCGCGATCGTGGCTATCTTGAAACTTTAAGATATAACGCTTACCAAACAGCCCAACGTTATAACTGGGCAGATATTGCGCAACAGCGGCTAACTTTATTTGAAAATTTGCTGGAACAGAGGAGGCATTCCAAATGA
- a CDS encoding glycosyltransferase family 2 protein, which yields MKLTVLVPTYRRSQDLARCLAALQQQTRLADEILIVVREEDRETSQFFAANRYPSLGLRLITVTVPGQVAALNAGLDAARGDVIAITDDDAAPHPYWLERIEAHFRADDRLGGLGGRDWVYTNGQLIDASVHPGASDTVGRLQWFGRSIGNHHICTGKAREVDILKGANMSFRRTALDGLRFDSRLKGTGAQVCNDMGFSLAVKKAGWKLVYDPQVAVDHYPAQRFDEDQRNQFNAVAQVNLAHNETLVTLENLAPYQRVAFLIWSTLVGTRSIFGVVQLIRFLARERTLAIQKWVASMQGRWQGWQTWWRSRTKNQHGILVKSGNEFNNAA from the coding sequence ATGAAATTAACAGTTCTTGTGCCTACCTACCGTCGCTCCCAAGATCTAGCACGTTGTTTAGCGGCACTACAACAACAAACCCGATTAGCTGACGAAATTTTGATTGTTGTCCGAGAAGAGGATAGAGAAACCTCACAATTCTTTGCAGCCAATCGTTATCCCTCCTTGGGGCTGCGTCTGATTACCGTCACCGTTCCGGGACAGGTGGCAGCCCTGAATGCGGGTCTGGATGCGGCCAGGGGAGATGTCATTGCCATCACGGATGACGATGCGGCTCCCCACCCCTACTGGCTAGAGCGAATTGAGGCTCATTTTCGGGCTGACGATCGCTTAGGTGGGTTAGGCGGTCGGGATTGGGTATATACCAATGGTCAGTTAATCGATGCTTCTGTTCATCCGGGGGCTTCAGATACCGTAGGCCGCCTGCAGTGGTTTGGGCGATCGATCGGCAATCATCATATCTGTACGGGGAAGGCACGCGAAGTAGACATTCTCAAAGGTGCAAATATGAGCTTTCGGCGAACTGCTCTGGATGGATTGCGGTTTGACTCTCGCCTGAAAGGAACAGGTGCACAGGTTTGTAATGATATGGGATTTAGTTTAGCTGTCAAAAAAGCTGGATGGAAGCTGGTATATGACCCCCAGGTAGCCGTTGATCACTATCCTGCCCAACGATTTGACGAGGATCAGCGCAATCAATTCAATGCCGTTGCCCAGGTCAACCTGGCGCACAATGAAACCCTCGTCACCCTGGAGAACTTAGCGCCTTATCAGCGGGTGGCTTTTCTGATTTGGTCAACGCTGGTCGGAACTCGCAGCATTTTTGGTGTTGTCCAACTAATCCGATTTTTAGCCCGTGAGCGTACTCTGGCAATCCAGAAGTGGGTTGCTTCTATGCAAGGACGTTGGCAAGGATGGCAAACCTGGTGGCGGAGCCGAACCAAGAATCAGCATGGAATTTTAGTTAAATCGGGGAATGAATTCAACAATGCTGCTTAG
- a CDS encoding O-antigen ligase domain-containing protein, producing MLLSDRSKQALSFGLKPADAWLVILGFAFFTAACLLLRFGQLVNYGFPAGAFLVAAYLYRKYPILYFSFALWMWFLCSWVRRLVDFQIGWVNPSPVLLTPLLVAFIAILGLCINLPKIIKQGGVPFLLSGASVIYGFGIGILSLPANTVILNFLGWFTPILLGLHLYIHWQRFPEFKKTIYTTFLWGTFVVGVYGVIQYFVAPEWDKVWLNNMIYQLGIVTFGNPEPLEIRVFSTMHSPQALGGMLMPGLLLLLTNKSKFKFLAMVAGYLSFLLSSARSAWLSWLVGLLSYAGFLKLKFQLRLILSLLIATLLLMPLITIEPFSTVISPRLETLSNVKEDNSFQDRVSMFNLLLSRALTSVVGDGLGGAADIGNDNGLLTLLFSLGWIGSVPYLAGVISAFIRLFKSSSISTDLFVGSCLAIALGSFSQITMNVVTSGFIAVALWVFLGAGMAAVKYQKSQQSMFFR from the coding sequence ATGCTGCTTAGCGATCGATCTAAACAAGCCTTGAGTTTTGGGCTAAAACCAGCAGATGCCTGGTTAGTCATTTTAGGCTTCGCATTTTTCACAGCAGCTTGTCTGTTGCTTCGCTTTGGCCAGCTTGTCAATTATGGATTTCCGGCAGGGGCTTTTCTGGTCGCCGCCTATCTGTATCGAAAATATCCCATTTTATATTTTAGTTTTGCTTTATGGATGTGGTTTCTTTGCTCCTGGGTACGCCGTTTGGTCGATTTTCAGATAGGTTGGGTCAATCCCAGTCCAGTATTACTAACTCCATTATTAGTCGCTTTTATTGCTATTCTGGGCCTGTGTATAAACCTACCAAAGATCATCAAACAAGGTGGAGTCCCATTTTTGTTAAGTGGAGCCAGTGTCATCTATGGTTTCGGAATTGGCATACTCAGTCTCCCTGCAAACACCGTTATTCTTAATTTTCTAGGCTGGTTCACGCCGATTCTATTGGGACTGCACCTATACATCCACTGGCAAAGGTTTCCTGAATTTAAGAAGACTATTTATACCACCTTTTTATGGGGAACTTTTGTGGTTGGAGTCTATGGTGTCATTCAATATTTTGTCGCTCCTGAATGGGATAAGGTTTGGTTAAATAACATGATTTATCAACTTGGGATTGTTACATTTGGCAATCCTGAGCCTCTCGAAATTAGAGTATTTAGTACGATGCATTCACCCCAGGCACTGGGCGGGATGCTCATGCCAGGATTGCTTTTGCTATTAACCAACAAAAGTAAATTTAAATTTCTTGCCATGGTGGCTGGCTATTTATCATTTTTATTATCCTCGGCTCGTTCAGCCTGGCTCAGTTGGTTAGTTGGTTTACTGAGCTATGCGGGTTTCTTGAAGCTTAAATTCCAACTGCGTTTAATTCTAAGCCTTCTAATTGCAACTCTATTACTAATGCCTCTCATTACGATAGAACCTTTTTCTACTGTGATCTCTCCCCGCCTTGAAACTCTATCTAATGTTAAAGAAGATAATAGCTTCCAGGATCGAGTATCAATGTTTAATTTACTGCTAAGTAGAGCTTTGACTTCTGTAGTGGGAGATGGATTGGGAGGAGCAGCTGATATAGGAAATGACAATGGATTACTGACTCTATTATTCTCGCTGGGCTGGATTGGTAGTGTACCTTATCTCGCCGGAGTTATATCTGCCTTCATTCGTTTATTTAAAAGCTCATCTATCAGCACGGATTTGTTTGTTGGCTCTTGTCTAGCGATCGCATTAGGCAGTTTCTCTCAAATTACTATGAACGTTGTCACATCTGGATTCATTGCAGTTGCATTATGGGTTTTTTTGGGGGCAGGAATGGCTGCAGTTAAATATCAAAAGAGCCAACAAAGTATGTTTTTCAGATAG